A window of Microbispora hainanensis genomic DNA:
GTTGTCCGGCGGTCAGCAGCAGCGCGTGGCGCTGGCCCGCGCGCTCGCCCTGGAGCCCAGGGTGCTGCTGCTGGACGAGCCGCTGTCGGCGCTCGACGCCAAGGTGCGCGTCACGCTGCGCGAGGAGATCCGCCGCCTGCAGCTCTCCCTCGGCATCACGACGATCTTCGTGACGCACGACCAGGAGGAGGCGCTGTCGATGGCCGACCGGGTCGCCGTGCTGCGCGACGGCCGCCTGGAGCAGGTCGCCGACCCCGCCACCCTGTACGACCGGCCGGCGACCGCGTTCGTCGCCGAGTTCGTCGGCGCGATGAACCACCTGCCCGGCCTGGTGTCGGGCGACCGGGTCACCGTGCTCGGGCAGACGCTGCCCGTGGAGGGCCAGGCTCCGGACGCGGCGCAGGCGGACGTGCTGGTGCGGCCCGAGGCCGTGCTGGTCACTCCGGACGCCGAGGGCGACGGGATCGTCATGGTGTCGTCGTTCCGCGGCTCCACCGCCCGCCTGCGGATCCGCCTGGGCGACGGCACCGAGGTGCTGGCCGATGTCCCCGGCCACGACTCGGCGCGCTTCGCGCCCGGCACCGCCGTACGGATCGGGCTGGTCGAGCGGCCCGTGCTCGTGTCGGCCCGTTCGGAGACCGGAGGAGCCGCGGCGGCGGTCCCCGAACCCGATGTCGTCTAGGGCGTGCCCTGCGGCGGTCCTGTTCGACATGGACGGCACGCTGGTGGACACCGAGGACCTGTGGTGGGACGCCTGCGTGGAGGTGGCGGACGGCCTGGACTCCCCTCTCGGGGAGGCCGACCGTGAGGCGTTGTTCGGCCTGTCGGTCGAGGACGCCGCCGTGCACATCACCGGAGGTCCGGGGGCGGCGGCCGTGGAGACCATGCTGACGGACGCGTTCACCGGCCGGCTGAAGAACGGCGTGACCACGCTTCCCGGCGCGGTCGCGCTGCTGGAGACCCTGCGCGCGGCGGGGATCCCGGCGGGGCTGGTCAGCGCGTCTCCCCGGCCGGTCGTGGACCTGGTGCTCGAAACCGTCGGCGGTCACCACTTCCGGCTGTCGGTGGCCGCAGGGGACAGCCCCAGGAACAAGCCCGCGCCCGATCCCTACCTGGCCGCCGCCGCGCGGCTCGGCTTCGACCCGGCCGCGTGCGTGGCGGTCGAGGACAGCCCGACCGGCGTCGCCTCGGCCCGGTCCGCCGGCTGCGCCGTCATCGTGGTCGGCCCGCCCGGTACGACGAGCGGCCTGAGCGGGGCGGACGGGGTGACGGCGGTGCCGACACTGGAGAGCATCGACCTGCCGCTGCTGCGACGGCTGGTCTCCCGCCAGTGAACGCCGTGAGCCTGGTAACTTCGCGGACCTAAGTTCCCTTTGGGTATCGTCGCAACATGCACGTCATGAACACCTGCGACGATCCCAAGGACGTCTACTCGGCGGCCTGCCCGTGCCGCAACATGCTCGACCTGCTGGCCAACAAGTGGAGCGCGCTGGCCCTGGGCGCGCTGGAGGACGGGCCGCAGCGTTTCGGCGCGCTGCGTGCCCGGCTCCAGGGCGTCAGCCCCAAGGTGCTCACCCAGACCCTGCGCCGCCTGGAGGACCACGGCCTCGTCCACCGCGACGTGTATCCCGAGGTGCCGCTGCGCGTGGAATACAGCCTCACGCCGCTCGGCCGCGACGCCAACGTCCCGCTCGCCCACCTGCGGACGTGGGTGGAGCGCAACATCGACCGCTTCCCCGGCCCCGCGTAACCGACCCTGGGTAACCGGCCCCGAGTAGCCGGCCCGGAGCAGCCGGCCCGGAGCAGTCGGCCGGGAGTAACCGGCCCCGCGTAGCCGGCCCCGCGTAACCGGCCCCGAGTATCCCCCTTACCTGGATGGTTCCCGATGGATACTCGTGTCCCTTGCGGGTAACCACGCACCGGTGGCTACCGTGCAGGTCGTGCCGCCGAGCCGTACGACCGGCTTCGGCGCGTGACCCGTGACGAACGCGCAAGGGACAGACATGACCGAGAACCTGAACGGGACCATGCCCGCCGTCGCCTACCGGCGCAGCCTGCCCATCGACGACCCGGAAAGCCTCCTCGACGTGGAGCTGCCGGTGCCGCGACCCGGGCCGCGCGACCTGCTGGTGCGGGTGGAGGCCGTCGCTGTGAACCCGGTGGACTACAAGGTCAGGCGCAACAGCGACCCGGGCGGCGAGCCCAGGGTGCTCGGCTGGGACGCCGCGGGCACCGTGGTCGCCGTGGGCGACGAGGTGGAGCTGTTCGAGGTCGGCGACGAGGTCTACTACGCCGGCGCGCTCGACCGGCCCGGCGCGAACTCCCGCTTCCACGCGGTGGACGAGCGCATCGTCGGCCGCAAGCCCGCCACGTTGTCCTTCACCGAGGCCGCCGCGCTGCCGCTGACCTCGCTCACGGCGTGGGAGGGCCTGTTCGAGCGGCTGGGCCTGCGCGGCGACGCGCTCGACCAGACCGGAACGCTGCTGATCACCGCGGCCGCGGGCGGCGTCGGTTCCATCGCCGTCCAGCTCGCCCGCGCCCTGACCGGGCTCACCGTGATCGGCACGGCCTCCCGGCCCGAGACCGTGGAGTTCGCCCGCCGGATGGGCGCCCACCACATCGTGGACCACCGGG
This region includes:
- a CDS encoding ABC transporter ATP-binding protein, producing the protein MNGARVEFRGLRRRFGSTVALDGLDLTVEPGELIALLGPSGCGKTTALRCLAGFEQPDEGEVLVDGADITRVPANRRDAGMVFQSYSLFPNLNARDNVSFGMRVRKVPAAKRHARAQELLELVGLPSVGDRYPHQLSGGQQQRVALARALALEPRVLLLDEPLSALDAKVRVTLREEIRRLQLSLGITTIFVTHDQEEALSMADRVAVLRDGRLEQVADPATLYDRPATAFVAEFVGAMNHLPGLVSGDRVTVLGQTLPVEGQAPDAAQADVLVRPEAVLVTPDAEGDGIVMVSSFRGSTARLRIRLGDGTEVLADVPGHDSARFAPGTAVRIGLVERPVLVSARSETGGAAAAVPEPDVV
- a CDS encoding HAD family hydrolase codes for the protein MSSRACPAAVLFDMDGTLVDTEDLWWDACVEVADGLDSPLGEADREALFGLSVEDAAVHITGGPGAAAVETMLTDAFTGRLKNGVTTLPGAVALLETLRAAGIPAGLVSASPRPVVDLVLETVGGHHFRLSVAAGDSPRNKPAPDPYLAAAARLGFDPAACVAVEDSPTGVASARSAGCAVIVVGPPGTTSGLSGADGVTAVPTLESIDLPLLRRLVSRQ
- a CDS encoding winged helix-turn-helix transcriptional regulator, whose product is MHVMNTCDDPKDVYSAACPCRNMLDLLANKWSALALGALEDGPQRFGALRARLQGVSPKVLTQTLRRLEDHGLVHRDVYPEVPLRVEYSLTPLGRDANVPLAHLRTWVERNIDRFPGPA
- a CDS encoding zinc-binding alcohol dehydrogenase family protein — protein: MTENLNGTMPAVAYRRSLPIDDPESLLDVELPVPRPGPRDLLVRVEAVAVNPVDYKVRRNSDPGGEPRVLGWDAAGTVVAVGDEVELFEVGDEVYYAGALDRPGANSRFHAVDERIVGRKPATLSFTEAAALPLTSLTAWEGLFERLGLRGDALDQTGTLLITAAAGGVGSIAVQLARALTGLTVIGTASRPETVEFARRMGAHHIVDHRAPLAKQLAEVAPGGVDYVFSTIGTDRNLTAYAEALVPFGAIVAIDDHDSLEIGVLKPKSIAFHWELMFTHSLFKTPHQVNQHRILDRVARLVDSGVLTTTATRDLGPVNAANLREAHRIVESGTAIGKITLTGF